A window from Prinia subflava isolate CZ2003 ecotype Zambia chromosome Z, Cam_Psub_1.2, whole genome shotgun sequence encodes these proteins:
- the FKTN gene encoding ribitol-5-phosphate transferase FKTN isoform X3 codes for MQKINRNVVLALLSLTSLIFLLFQLCYYKFYLSQKNGAAFSKVRGSQSGQDSTRWHVVRKFLGLISSHNIPVYLIDPLILRLVDKDIEQIRSSPDGSSPECKYFCAPRDFTTFALLDKTWKHEVGLFRTAEKMGFQWLKIINKDPRLDGMDDLSGGEIPLHYIFKLASHAIHLVVFYERSGNFLWHGPLRLKQHMDRKFVPFRKLHFGRYPGAYENLAFQLYPDDASLDAVEFRKKAKSLLHLAALILNNLGVKFWLSSGTCLGWYRQCNVIPHSKDVDLGIFIRDYKADIIPAFQNAGLPLKHKFGKVEDSLELSFQGEDDVKLDIFFFYEEDDHIWNGGTQAKSGKKFKYLFPKFTLCWTEFVELKVHVPCETLQYVEANYGPEWKVPVKMWDWKSSPFNVQDNGVWPIDEWDNVIQIY; via the exons ATGCAGAAAATCAACAGGAACGTGGTCCTGGCTCTTCTGTCGCTGACCAGCctgattttcctgcttttccagctgtgctATTACAAGTTCTACCTGTCGCAGAAG aatggAGCAGCTTTTTCCAAAGTCAGAGGAAGCCAGTCAGGCCAAGACAGCACTAGATGG CATGTGGTTAGGAAGTTCCTTGGATTAATATCCAGTCATAATATTCCAGTATATTTGATCGATCCTTTAATTCTGAGGCTGGTTGATAAAGACATTGAGCAAATCAGAAGCTCTCCTGATGGCTCTAGCCCAGAATGCAAATACTTCTGTGCTCCAAGAGACTTCACTACCTTTGCACTACTGGACAAAACATGGAAACATGAA GTGGGCCTTTTTAGAACTGCTGAGAAGATGGGGTTCCAGTGGCTGAAGATTATAAACAAGGACCCCCGCTTGGATGGAATGGATGACCTGTCTGGGGGGGAAATTCCCTTGCACTACATATTCAAACTGGCATCCCATGCCATTCACCTGGTGGTCTTCTATGAGAGGAGTGGCAACTTCCTGTGGCATGGACCCCTGAGACTCAAGCAACACATGGACAGAAAGTTTGTGCCTTTCCGGAAACTCCACTTCGGTCGCTATCCTGGGGCATACGAAAA TCTTGCCTTCCAGCTGTATCCTGATGATGCCTCTCTTGACGCAGTGGAATtcaggaaaaaggcaaaatcctTGCTTCATTTGGCTGCGCTGATACTGAATAACTTGGGAGTCAAGTTCTGGCTGAGTAGTGGAACATGTCTCG GCTGGTATAGGCAGTGCAACGTCATTCCTCATAGCAAAGATGTGGATTTGGGAATCTTTATAAGAGACTACAAAGCAGATATCATTCCAGCTTTTCAGAATGCGGGGTTGCCACTGAAGCACAAATTTGGCAAG GTGGAAGACAGCTTGGAACTCTCTTTTCAGGGAGAAGATGATGTAAaacttgatatttttttcttctatgaaGAGGATGATCACATATGGAATGGGGGAACTCAGGCCAAATCAGGCAAGAAATTTAA GTATCTCTTTCCCAAGTTTACTTTGTGCTGGACTGAATTTGTGGAACTCAAGGTCCATGTGCCCTGTGAAACCTTGCAGTATGTGGAGGCCAACTACGGCCCAGAGTGGAAGGTGCCTGTGAAGATGTGGGACTGGAAGAGCTCACCCTTCAACGTGCAGGACAATGGAGTCTGGCCTATTGATGAATGGGACAATGTCATCCAAATCTACTGA
- the FKTN gene encoding ribitol-5-phosphate transferase FKTN isoform X1 has product MQKINRNVVLALLSLTSLIFLLFQLCYYKFYLSQKNGAAFSKVRGSQSGQDSTRWHVVRKFLGLISSHNIPVYLIDPLILRLVDKDIEQIRSSPDGSSPECKYFCAPRDFTTFALLDKTWKHEVGLFRTAEKMGFQWLKIINKDPRLDGMDDLSGGEIPLHYIFKLASHAIHLVVFYERSGNFLWHGPLRLKQHMDRKFVPFRKLHFGRYPGAYEKPELLLVSIDDLKVQIPKNPSSFLDEMSHSRFLECRYREARAFFQLYPDDASLDAVEFRKKAKSLLHLAALILNNLGVKFWLSSGTCLGWYRQCNVIPHSKDVDLGIFIRDYKADIIPAFQNAGLPLKHKFGKVEDSLELSFQGEDDVKLDIFFFYEEDDHIWNGGTQAKSGKKFKYLFPKFTLCWTEFVELKVHVPCETLQYVEANYGPEWKVPVKMWDWKSSPFNVQDNGVWPIDEWDNVIQIY; this is encoded by the exons ATGCAGAAAATCAACAGGAACGTGGTCCTGGCTCTTCTGTCGCTGACCAGCctgattttcctgcttttccagctgtgctATTACAAGTTCTACCTGTCGCAGAAG aatggAGCAGCTTTTTCCAAAGTCAGAGGAAGCCAGTCAGGCCAAGACAGCACTAGATGG CATGTGGTTAGGAAGTTCCTTGGATTAATATCCAGTCATAATATTCCAGTATATTTGATCGATCCTTTAATTCTGAGGCTGGTTGATAAAGACATTGAGCAAATCAGAAGCTCTCCTGATGGCTCTAGCCCAGAATGCAAATACTTCTGTGCTCCAAGAGACTTCACTACCTTTGCACTACTGGACAAAACATGGAAACATGAA GTGGGCCTTTTTAGAACTGCTGAGAAGATGGGGTTCCAGTGGCTGAAGATTATAAACAAGGACCCCCGCTTGGATGGAATGGATGACCTGTCTGGGGGGGAAATTCCCTTGCACTACATATTCAAACTGGCATCCCATGCCATTCACCTGGTGGTCTTCTATGAGAGGAGTGGCAACTTCCTGTGGCATGGACCCCTGAGACTCAAGCAACACATGGACAGAAAGTTTGTGCCTTTCCGGAAACTCCACTTCGGTCGCTATCCTGGGGCATACGAAAA GCCAGAACTTCTGCTTGTTTCTATTGATGACTTGAAAGTTCAAATTCCAAAAAATCCGTCCAGTTTCCTAGACGAGATGTCCCACTCTAGATTTCTTGAATGTAGGTACAGAGAAGCTCGGGCTTTCTTTCAG CTGTATCCTGATGATGCCTCTCTTGACGCAGTGGAATtcaggaaaaaggcaaaatcctTGCTTCATTTGGCTGCGCTGATACTGAATAACTTGGGAGTCAAGTTCTGGCTGAGTAGTGGAACATGTCTCG GCTGGTATAGGCAGTGCAACGTCATTCCTCATAGCAAAGATGTGGATTTGGGAATCTTTATAAGAGACTACAAAGCAGATATCATTCCAGCTTTTCAGAATGCGGGGTTGCCACTGAAGCACAAATTTGGCAAG GTGGAAGACAGCTTGGAACTCTCTTTTCAGGGAGAAGATGATGTAAaacttgatatttttttcttctatgaaGAGGATGATCACATATGGAATGGGGGAACTCAGGCCAAATCAGGCAAGAAATTTAA GTATCTCTTTCCCAAGTTTACTTTGTGCTGGACTGAATTTGTGGAACTCAAGGTCCATGTGCCCTGTGAAACCTTGCAGTATGTGGAGGCCAACTACGGCCCAGAGTGGAAGGTGCCTGTGAAGATGTGGGACTGGAAGAGCTCACCCTTCAACGTGCAGGACAATGGAGTCTGGCCTATTGATGAATGGGACAATGTCATCCAAATCTACTGA
- the FKTN gene encoding ribitol-5-phosphate transferase FKTN isoform X2, with amino-acid sequence MQKINRNVVLALLSLTSLIFLLFQLCYYKFYLSQKNGAAFSKVRGSQSGQDSTRWHVVRKFLGLISSHNIPVYLIDPLILRLVDKDIEQIRSSPDGSSPECKYFCAPRDFTTFALLDKTWKHEVGLFRTAEKMGFQWLKIINKDPRLDGMDDLSGGEIPLHYIFKLASHAIHLVVFYERSGNFLWHGPLRLKQHMDRKFVPFRKLHFGRYPGAYEKPELLLVSIDDLKVQIPKNPSSFLDEMSHSRFLECRYREARAFFQLYPDDASLDAVEFRKKAKSLLHLAALILNNLGVKFWLSSGTCLGWYRQCNVIPHSKDVDLGIFIRDYKADIIPAFQNAGLPLKHKFGKVEDSLELSFQGEDDVKLDIFFFYEEDDHIWNGGTQAKSGISFPSLLCAGLNLWNSRSMCPVKPCSMWRPTTAQSGRCL; translated from the exons ATGCAGAAAATCAACAGGAACGTGGTCCTGGCTCTTCTGTCGCTGACCAGCctgattttcctgcttttccagctgtgctATTACAAGTTCTACCTGTCGCAGAAG aatggAGCAGCTTTTTCCAAAGTCAGAGGAAGCCAGTCAGGCCAAGACAGCACTAGATGG CATGTGGTTAGGAAGTTCCTTGGATTAATATCCAGTCATAATATTCCAGTATATTTGATCGATCCTTTAATTCTGAGGCTGGTTGATAAAGACATTGAGCAAATCAGAAGCTCTCCTGATGGCTCTAGCCCAGAATGCAAATACTTCTGTGCTCCAAGAGACTTCACTACCTTTGCACTACTGGACAAAACATGGAAACATGAA GTGGGCCTTTTTAGAACTGCTGAGAAGATGGGGTTCCAGTGGCTGAAGATTATAAACAAGGACCCCCGCTTGGATGGAATGGATGACCTGTCTGGGGGGGAAATTCCCTTGCACTACATATTCAAACTGGCATCCCATGCCATTCACCTGGTGGTCTTCTATGAGAGGAGTGGCAACTTCCTGTGGCATGGACCCCTGAGACTCAAGCAACACATGGACAGAAAGTTTGTGCCTTTCCGGAAACTCCACTTCGGTCGCTATCCTGGGGCATACGAAAA GCCAGAACTTCTGCTTGTTTCTATTGATGACTTGAAAGTTCAAATTCCAAAAAATCCGTCCAGTTTCCTAGACGAGATGTCCCACTCTAGATTTCTTGAATGTAGGTACAGAGAAGCTCGGGCTTTCTTTCAG CTGTATCCTGATGATGCCTCTCTTGACGCAGTGGAATtcaggaaaaaggcaaaatcctTGCTTCATTTGGCTGCGCTGATACTGAATAACTTGGGAGTCAAGTTCTGGCTGAGTAGTGGAACATGTCTCG GCTGGTATAGGCAGTGCAACGTCATTCCTCATAGCAAAGATGTGGATTTGGGAATCTTTATAAGAGACTACAAAGCAGATATCATTCCAGCTTTTCAGAATGCGGGGTTGCCACTGAAGCACAAATTTGGCAAG GTGGAAGACAGCTTGGAACTCTCTTTTCAGGGAGAAGATGATGTAAaacttgatatttttttcttctatgaaGAGGATGATCACATATGGAATGGGGGAACTCAGGCCAAATCAG GTATCTCTTTCCCAAGTTTACTTTGTGCTGGACTGAATTTGTGGAACTCAAGGTCCATGTGCCCTGTGAAACCTTGCAGTATGTGGAGGCCAACTACGGCCCAGAGTGGAAGGTGCCTGTGA